A stretch of the Saccharolobus caldissimus genome encodes the following:
- a CDS encoding dihydrolipoyl dehydrogenase family protein gives MKVAVIGGGPAGVYAALTLSKHAKVYLIEKEDRLGGTCVLYGCIPTKSMLSPLIFSSFLSKFGVNVQFNLNQLREYAINSINTISKGVERLLESNGIEVIHTTGSIRSSIVHAGNEPLNVDNTIISTGTRRERINELKFTEDLAYSNEDYKSVIVIGGDVGGIELSWMMRKLGKEVHLVDRNVSLLTNIDDTLSNVVTNYLSQIGIKLHLGKEVSKISRSSIILSDGESISADAVFLTFGRKPNIEGFEEIPHDKYLYVDEYLRTQVPNVYAAGDIIGTFTAHEAIYGGVVAARNILGYKEEFIVEGVPKVIYIHPQIAYVGVTSGKCVIVNTVSLAKTVVDKEDEGFFKLCVRDNRIVGAVAFMPNAEDVISLISIFIRHQMELKSIMNIVLPHPSYLEALTEALMRLV, from the coding sequence ATGAAAGTTGCAGTAATAGGTGGAGGACCCGCAGGAGTATATGCAGCGTTAACATTATCTAAACATGCTAAAGTTTATTTAATAGAAAAAGAGGATAGACTAGGAGGTACTTGCGTCCTTTACGGTTGCATCCCCACTAAATCCATGTTAAGTCCCTTAATATTTTCCTCATTTTTATCTAAATTCGGGGTAAACGTTCAATTTAATTTAAATCAGTTGAGAGAATATGCCATAAACTCCATAAATACGATTAGTAAAGGTGTAGAAAGATTGCTTGAGAGTAATGGTATAGAAGTAATTCACACTACTGGTTCTATCAGATCATCTATAGTGCATGCTGGGAATGAACCGCTTAACGTTGATAATACAATTATATCTACTGGGACAAGAAGGGAGAGGATTAATGAATTGAAATTTACAGAAGATTTAGCATATAGTAATGAGGATTATAAGAGCGTTATAGTTATAGGAGGAGACGTAGGAGGTATAGAACTAAGTTGGATGATGAGAAAATTGGGTAAGGAGGTTCACCTAGTTGATAGAAACGTCTCATTACTTACAAATATTGATGATACGTTATCTAATGTAGTAACTAATTATCTAAGTCAGATTGGGATTAAATTGCATTTAGGTAAGGAAGTATCTAAAATTAGTAGATCATCTATAATACTTTCTGACGGCGAGTCCATCTCCGCTGACGCTGTATTTTTAACTTTTGGAAGGAAACCAAATATTGAAGGATTTGAAGAAATACCTCACGATAAATACTTATACGTAGATGAGTATTTAAGAACACAAGTTCCTAACGTTTATGCTGCAGGTGATATAATAGGTACGTTCACAGCGCATGAGGCTATATACGGGGGTGTAGTAGCTGCTAGAAATATACTAGGATATAAAGAAGAGTTCATAGTAGAAGGTGTTCCTAAGGTTATTTATATACATCCTCAAATAGCTTATGTGGGAGTAACTTCTGGCAAATGTGTAATAGTAAATACAGTCTCCTTAGCCAAAACTGTAGTAGATAAGGAAGATGAAGGATTCTTTAAATTATGTGTAAGAGATAATAGAATAGTCGGGGCAGTAGCTTTCATGCCTAACGCTGAAGATGTAATTTCTCTAATTTCAATATTTATCAGACATCAAATGGAATTAAAAAGTATTATGAATATTGTTTTACCTCACCCGTCTTACTTAGAAGCCTTAACTGAGGCTTTAATGAGATTAGTATAG